The Siansivirga zeaxanthinifaciens CC-SAMT-1 region CGTAGTAGTCTCAGGCAGACTCGAACTGCCGACCTCTACATTATCAGTGTAGCGCTCTAACCAGCTGAGCTATGAGACTCTTTTGGTTATCGGTTTTTGGTTGCTCGTTATCGGTCTTTACCAACAACTATCAACTATCAACCAACAACTATTTTTTTTTAAATTAACAGCAATGAGAATAAACTAATTCTTTCTTAGTTTTTGTTTCTTTTTAGTCGTCTTTCTCTAGAAAGGAGGTGTTCCAGCCGCACCTTCCGGTACGGCTACCTTGTTACGACTTAGCCCTAGTTACCGATTTTACCCTAGGCCGCTCCTTGCGGTGACGGACTTCAGGCACTCCCAGCTTCCATGGCTTGACGGGCGGTGTGTACAAGGCCCGGGAACGTATTCACCGCATCATGGCTGATATGCGATTACTAGCGATTCCAGCTTCACGGAGTCGAGTTGCAGACTCCGATCCGAACTGTGATAGGGTTTATAGATTCGCTCCTTCTCGCGAAGTGGCTGCTCTCTGTCCCTACCATTGTAGCACGTGTGTAGCCCAGGACGTAAGGGCCGTGATGATTTGACGTCATCCCCACCTTCCTCACAGTTTGCACTGGCAGTCTTGCTAGAGTTCCCGACATCACTCGCTGGCAACTAACAACAGGGGTTGCGCTCGTTATAGGACTTAACCTGACACCTCACGGCACGAGCTGACGACAACCATGCAGCACCTTGTAAGTAGTCCGAAGAAAGATCTATCTCTAAATCATGCAACTTACATTTAAGCCCTGGTAAGGTTCCTCGCGTATCATCGAATTAAACCACATGCTCCACCGCTTGTGCGGGCCCCCGTCAATTCCTTTGAGTTTCATTCTTGCGAACGTACTCCCCAGGTGGGATACTTATCACTTTCGCTTAGCCACTCAGTTTACACCGAACAGCTAGTATCCATCGTTTACGGCGTGGACTACCAGGGTATCTAATCCTGTTCGCTCCCCACGCTTTCGTCCATCAGTGTCAATACATTGTTAGTAATCTGCCTTCGCAATTGGTATTCTATGTAATATCTATGCATTTCACCGCTACACTACATATTCTAACTACTTCACAATGATTCAAGATAACCAGTATCAAAGGCAATTCTACCGTTAAGCGGCAGGATTTCACCTCTGACTTAATCATCCACCTACGGACCCTTTAAACCCAATGATTCCGGATAACGCTTGGATCCTCCGTATTACCGCGGCTGCTGGCACGGAGTTAGCCGATCCTTATTCTTACAGTACCGTCAAGTTCCCTCACGAGGGAGTGTTTCTTCCTGTATAAAAGCAGTTTACAACCCATAGGGCAGTCTTCCTGCACGCGGCATGGCTGGATCAGAGTTGCCTCCATTGTCCAATATTCCTCACTGCTGCCTCCCGTAGGAGTCTGGTCCGTGTCTCAGTACCAGTGTGGGGGATCTCCCTCTCAGGACCCCTATCTATCGTTGCCATGGTGTGCCGTTACCACTCCATCTAGCTAATAGAACGCATACTCATCTCTTACCGTAACCTTTAATAATATCTCGATGCCAAAATATTATACTATGCGATATTAATCCAAATTTCTCTGGGCTATCCCGCAGTAAGAGGTAGATTGTATACGCGTTACGCACCCGTGCGCCGGTCGTCAGCGGAGCAAGCTCCCTGTTACCCCTCGACTTGCATGTGTTAGGCCTGCCGCTAGCGTTCATCCTGAGCCAGGATCAAACTCTTCATCGTTAATTTTTGTAAGCTCTAGGCATTAGGCTTGACGCTTTTTGCTCTAGGCTTTTTTTAACAACTAATTAGAATCTCTAGTACTCAAAATGGTTTATTCTCTTTGTTAATTACAACCGTTTCCAGTTGCAATCTTACGCTGTCAATTCAATATGTTTATGAACTTGTTTTCTTCTTCCTTAACGCGTTTTCTTGTTAAGCGGGTGCAAATATAAAACCCTTTTTTTAACTCCACAATATTTTTTGATATTTTTTTTGAATTATTTTTTTTAGCCTTTTAAAACCTTTAAAAACAACTCTAATTATATACCTCTATCATGAACTTCGCCTTACAGACTACTGCCTTTTTTAGCGGCTGCAAACATACAACCCTTTTCCGTTTTCGCAATGACTTTTTTTGCCTTTTTTTTATTTTATTTTCTTCTGCCTTATTTTCAACTATTTATAGTTTTATTTTTTTACTTTTTTATCTGAGATTTGAGGATTACAATGGGCTTTGTTTAGCAAAAACAACCTTTGGCAGGCGCGTTAGGGATGGTAATGGCATCCTTTTTTGGGACTTTTATACCTTTTCTTTATTTTTTGTAATGGCTATTGTTTTAAAAACAAAGCTACTCATTATAACACAAACCCTAAAAAAGATATAATGGACAGCCCGACCTACCCCCCTTCGGGGTAGGGAACGCTATGAAAATTATCATTTCTTTAAATGGCTTTTATACATTAAATCTGTAATTACCTGGTTTCAAAATTTTATGTAGTTAATACATAAATACTTAACCTGCAATGGCCTTAAACTATAATTAGTTTTGTTTTTTATATGTAGTTACGCTTGATTTAATTATCTTTATTTACTAATTTATATTAACCCTATTAAACTTTTATTTATTAGAAAAAAGATTTTTTTAAGCCTAGTCTTAATTATGGCTATAACGGCAACTGCACTGTCCCAAGATCGGGTGACATTATATAAAGATTGCGATTACCGGGGCGATAGACACCCTTTATATGAAGGTGAGTACCACGATTATGAATTAGGAATTGGGAATGACAAGCTATCATCTATTCAAATACCTTATGGGTTTTCTGTTACTGTGTATACAGAAAATGGGTTTCGTGGGGCAAGCCAGACATTTACTAGTAATGTTGATTGTTTACCTGCCGATTTGAATGATAAAGTTTCGAGTGTAAAAGTTACCAAAACGTCTGGAGGCAAATATAAAGGTAATGGATATACTCCTAATAATTCCCATCCTAATATGGTAACTGTTTATAGAGACGGAAACTTTAGAGGTGCTAGCCAATTTTTAAGTGCTGGATACCATAACGATAACGGACTGGGTGTGGGTAACGACCAAATATCTTCTATTAAAATACCTGCGGGTTGGGAAGTTACTGTATATACTAATTCAAATTACAGTGGAAGTAGCAAAACATACACTAGCGATGTTAGTAATTTATATGAGTTTAATGATAAAATATCGAGTATTTTAATTAGCAAAGCATCTAACCACCCGTCTTATAAAGATGAGGCTAAAAGAAGTAAAGAAGATAATTTCAATAAAACTAAAAACACTGTTAACGCTGTGACTGTTTACAGAGATTCTAATTATAGAGGTATTAGCAGAGAATTAGGTTATGGCTACCATAATGATAATGCTCTTGGTGTGGGTAACGACCAAATTTCTTCAATAAGAATTCCTAGAGGTTATTCTGTAACGGTTTACACTAATTCTGATTTTAAAGGTAAAAGCCGAACGTTTACAAGTGATGTGAGCCAGTTGGATTGGGAGTTTAATGATCAAATATCGAGTATTTTGGTTTCTAAGTTGAAATAATACTTAGTTAAATTATAAAAAAAAAGGGTTTACATTATGTAAACCCTTTTTTTATGCATAATCGTGTTATTTTTATAAATTAAGTGTATTGAAAACTTCTATTAAATCTTTATTTGAAGGCCTGGGTGCATTAGAATCGATGATGTTTCCACTGGGATCTAAAAGTATAAATTTAGGAATGCCTTTAATGAAATAATCTTTTATAAATTGTGATTTAAAGTCGTTATCGGCCATAAGTTGTATGCCTCCTAATTCTTTTTCAACAATCAATTTTTTCCATTTATCGTGGTCTTTAGCTTGATCGACAGATATACTAACAAAGGCGATATTTTTATCGTGATATTTTTCTTCGACTTCCTTTAAAAAAGGAATTTCAGCTTTACATGGTCCGCACCATGTAGCCCAAACATCGATATAAACGTATTTTCCTTTTAAATCGTCTAGAGATGTTGTTCCTCCTGCATTATTTTCGTAATTAACGAATTTAGGTGAAGGCTGACCTGGAGCTACCGTTTTTAAAACGTTATAACTATCGGTTATTTCTTTTACATGCTCTGCATTGGTACTACCTGCGATAAACTCTTGGTAGTAAGGCTCAAGACATGAAGTGTAAGTGATACCATATTTTGCATGCTTATAAAGCAAATAATTTTTGATATTCTGATTGGTGAGTTTGTTTACCGATTTAAGATATGCAACATCTTGTGGAATAGATTCAGCCTCTGAAAGCTTTTGTGCTTCTATGGTGCAATGCGCAGAAACTAAAGTGTTGTAAGCGTAAGAGAAAGAAAAATCTTCTTCGCTATTATGGTTTAAATCTTCTATTTCTTTTAAAAAACCATTAGAAACTTTAAAATCTGGTAGTATCTCACAAAGTGTGTAAAGTTAAAAATATCGAGGGTTGCAACCCTCGATATTTTTTTGTTTAATTTTAAAATTTACACACTTATGAAGAAAGAAGATTTTCTAAACGACGATTTTTTAAAACAGTTTAAAACAGGAGACGAACTGACCTCCTTTCTAAAATCCATTCAAAAGCGAGGTATTGAAAAGATGCTAGAAGGGGAACTTGATGCTCATTTAGACTATGAGAAGCATCAGCAATCCGATAATAGCAATACCCGTAACGGCTATGGGTCTAAAAAGATAAAAACAGCTTTAGGAGAGACTAATATTAAAGTTCCCAGAGACCGGGACGCTTCTTTTAACCCTATGCTGGTTCCTAAACGCACTAACATGGTTGATGGCATAGAAAACGTCATTATCAGCCTTTATGCCAAGGGTATGAGTAATTCTGATATTGAAGAGCAAATCCGAGAAGTTTACGATTTTGATGTATCCACATCTACCATATCACGTATCACAGATAAAGTTACCAATGATATTGTTGCTTGGCAAAACAGACCTCTGGAGCCCGTATATTTAATTACTTGGATGGATGGCATCGTATTTAAGGTTCGGGAGAACTCCAAAGTCATTAACAAAACCATGTACATCGCCGTAGGACTGCGTAGAGATGGTAAAAAGGAAGTCTTAGGGCTTTGGTTGGGGAAGAATGAATCGGCAGCCTTTTGGATGAGTGTACTAACCGATATGAAAGCCAGAGGCGTTCAGGATTTGCTTATCACGGCCACAGATAATCTTAACGGTTTTACCGACACCATTAAAAACGTTTTTCCTGAATCTAAAACCCAAATCTGCGTGGTACACCAGATTCGTAATGCTTGTCGGTATGTTGTTTGGAAAGACAAGAAAGAATTTACAAAGGACATGAAAAGCATCTACGATGCACCCACCAAAAGTGCAGCAAAAGCCGCCCTAGAAGACTTTGCTCAGAAATGGGAACACAAGTACTCTTACGCTATTAAAAGCTGGAGAGATAACTGGGAAGAACTTACCGCTTTCTATGAATTTCCTTTAGAAATTAGAAAAATCATTTACACTACGAACCTTATTGAAAACCTTAATGGAAAAATCAGAAAATACACTAAAAACAAGCTCTCATTCCCAACAGATGAAGCTGTTATGAAGTCCACTTTTTTAGCCCTTAGAGAGGCTACCAAAAAATGGTCGATGCCTATTAGGAACTGGGGCATTATTTTAAACCAGTTTTTAACTATATTTGAAAAAAGGGTTCAACTTTAAAAAAGTTAAACCCTCGATTTTTAACTTACACACTTTACGGGATAGTGTCAGAGATATATTCATAATGCAGGTATATTAATTCTTTATTAAATTTGGTTGTGTAGAGCCTGCTTTGCAACATGCTTCTGAATTCGAACTGTTTTGGCTTTCCCCAATTCCTTGTCCTCCAGACACTAAAGTAGGCACACCATTCGTGTCAACTGGACTATTTATTGAGCCATCAGGATTTAGTTGAGATTCTAATATATTTCCTGAACCTTCAAGAGCATCAAAACAACCATCTCCATCACTATCTAAATCAAGGTGATTAGGAATACTATCTGTATCGGAGTTTAAATTTGTAGCAATACCTTCTGAAGTATCAAGAATACCATCATTATCATCATCTAAATCAACACTATCTGGAACACCATCTTTATCTGTATCTTTGTCTACAAACACGCTTAAAGTACAAGATCCTGTTGCTTGGGGCGATGAAATAGTAATGGTTCTATTACCACTAGGGTTACTACCATCAAAAACAATAGGTATATCTATATATGTTGCGTTTTGTTCGATAAATGCAACATAAGGTATTGTTGGGGTAGAGAAACCGCCACCTGTAATTGTAATACTTGCCAAACCATTAACTGCACTTGAAATTGGAATTCTAAGATCTGCACTTTGAGTCATGCCGTTTGCAACTAATATGGACCCTTGAATACCTCCTGTATTGCTTCCACAATTAAAGCTGAAACCAGAAGGGACATTTGTTACTGTAGCACAACTTGCTAAATCCCCTAAAATTAATCCGGAAACAGATCCAACGTATGATGAAACAGATGTAAAAGCATCTAATTTCCAAATATCTGTATTACTGCCATTAATTCTGCTGTAATAGAAATATTCGCCCAAATACGCCAAACCATTTCCGTTAGTTGTTTTTAAATCGGGATAAGTTCCAGTTAGCTTAGCAACAGGTGTTGCTAGCAATGTTGAAGGATTTATTCGATAAAGGTATATATTATCATTATCGACCGTAGCTATACTATATAAATTACCCCCATTATCTACAGCTATATCGTTAAGCGTTTTTGCTTTATTCCAATTTGAATCTCCTTGAATAATCCCCATAGATATTCCATCTCCTGTACCTGTCCATTTTGTTAAATTTTGCTCGCTTATACCATAAACAATACCAGATGATGGATCTGTACCAATACCTACAGGTTTTCCCCATGTATTACCTGTATTATTCAAATTTGTAAATGATGAAGATGTTACACCAGAATAAACATTACCAAAAATATAATTGGTAGAAGAAACAAATTGATTAACATTTAAGTTGTTAGGTGTTGGTCCAAATGCTAAATTACCTTGATTGGTTTGATTCCCATCAGCTACCTGTGTTGCAGATAAATTACTTAAATTAATTTTATAAACAGTTTGCGTACTACCAACAATACCAAATAACTCGTTACAAGTTGGCGCCGTTGTTGGAGTGAAAAATTGACAAGAAGCTAAATCTAAATTATCTAAATTAGTGTAAGGTCCAATGTATGTATTAAGTCTGTAAGAAGTTTTTACTATACCAACGCCAGTATTTGCATTAATCTCATACACTCTAGCGTTGGAATAACTTAACGATGAATAGGTAGTAGAATAACCTTGTATAGCATAAATTTTATCATTAAAAAAAGCTAATCCTTGAAAATTATTTGGTAAACTACCACTTAATCCTAAAAAATTGATAGCTTTTAATGAACCAATATCTATTCTATATAAAAATTTATTTCCGTTGTTAGTTACAACCACATACATTCTTCCAACATTATCAAAAAAGGCATCGTTTGATACAGAACCGTTTGACCATGTCGTATCTCCTGTTATAGTTCCTAATATTTGTGTAGGTGATGGACAAACTTTAATTAATTTTCTGTCTGATGTAACTCCATAAACATAACCTTGATTAGCCCCTATAGTTGCAGGATTCGCAGTAAAACCTCCTAAGCGTTCAGGTAATGTTGTATTTAAAGCATTATTATTTTTATATACAATAGATCCCGGAGATATATCTGAATGTGTAAATACCGTTTGTGATAAATTAGTTGGATTAGGACCTACAGCTAAATTACTTCTACCTGAATTTGCAGTATATACAGGCAATGGTAAATTACCATTTAACGATGAAATATCATATACTTTTCCGTCTTGCGCATTAATTAAGTATAAAGAACTACAATTTTGAGCCAATAATGTATTCACATTAAAAAACAATAACATTAATAGCGCTAATCTTTGTGAAAAATTTAATCGTAACAACATTTTATAATCTATCATTCTGTTTAAATAATTTGAATAGAAAGTTTTAAGCAAAACAAGTTTTGCTACAGCTTTTGTAGAATTTTCCATGTAAATAAGAGTGGGTTATTCGTATTAATCATTTTTTTGTTAGCCTTAAAAGGCACTAATAATAGCAACTAATTTTAGACACATCATTTTATGTAGGTCACAGATTAGAGAAAATTGTGGTGAGAGATTCTAAATCTGTACATAATATGAATAAGTCAAAACATATAAACAATTAACAAATGTTAATAATTTATAGCAAATATAAATAAATTATTTTAAAATTCGATGAAACGCTAAAAAATAACGTTAAAAAGCATATTTTGAAATAAATCTATTTAATTTTTTAATGTTTAGTTAGTATTTAAATCTTTTTGAGGGGATAGATTAATTAATACTCGGCTAATTTATTTTCAAAATAATTATTAACATAATTTTTAATTTGTATTACATAAATAATCGATGAAGTACAAAATCTTACAATATTAATTGCATTTGCAGACAGCAAACCATGACATAATTGTATAATAGAAAGGATTGTAATTATCTCATTCTTTAATTTTAGGTTGTTAATCAATAAAAAGATATTTTTGCAACCTATTAAAATAAATGTAAATGAGTTTTCTATCTGAAATAAAAAGAAGAAGAACCTTTGGTATTATCTCACATCCCGATGCGGGAAAAACAACGCTTACCGAAAAACTTCTACTTTTTGGTGGTGCCATTCAAGAAGCTGGTGCTGTAAAAAGTAATAAAATAAAAAAAGGTGCTACCAGTGATTTTATGGAAATTGAACGCCAGCGTGGAATTTCTGTTGCAACCTCTGTATTAGCATTCGAGTATAGCGATAAAAAAATTAATATTTTAGATACACCAGGTCATAAAGATTTTGCAGAGGATACATTTAGAACACTAACAGCAGTAGATAGTGTTATCGTGGTTATTGATGTAGCAAAAGGTGTCGAGGAACAAACTGAAAAATTGGTAGAAGTTTGTAGAATGCGAAACATACCTATGATTGTATTCATTAATAAAATGGATAGAGAAGGTAAAGATGCATTCGATTTACTAGATGAAGTAGAGCAAAAATTAAACTTAAAAGTTGTTCCATTAAGTTTTCCTATAGGTATGGGTTACGACTTTAAAGGAATTTATAATATTTGGGAGAAAAATATTAATCTATTTAGTGGCGATAACAGAAAAAACATTGAAGAAACCATTGAAATATCAGATTTACAAGCTCCCGAACTAAATAAAATTATTGGAGACAGAGCTGCCAATCAATTAAGAGAAAATATAGAACTGGTTGATGGTATTTATCCAGAATTTGACAAAGAAGCCTACTTAGCAGGCAACTTACAACCTGTATTTTTTGGATCTGCTTTAAATAATTTTGGAGTAAGAGAATTGCTAGATTGTTTTGTTGATATAGCTCCTACTCCAAGAGCAAAACAAAGTGAAGAACGTTTAGTACAACCAGAAGAAGATAAATTTACAGGCTTTGTTTTTAAAATTCATGCCAACATGGATCCAAATCACAGAGATCGTTTGGCATTTATAAAAATTGTGTCTGGTAAATTTGAAAGAAACAAACCTTATTTGCATGTACGAAACGGTAAAAAATTAAAATTTTCTAGTCCGAATGCCTTCTTTGCTGAAAAAAAGGAAATTGTTGATGTTTCGTATCCTGGTGACATCGTTGGTATTCACGATACCGGAAACTTTAAAATTGGAGACACCCTTACTGAAGGAGAAACCATTAACTACAAAGGAATTCCTAGCTTTTCTCCAGAACATTTTAGATATATAAATAATGCCGATCCATTAAAATCTAAACAACTTTTTAAAGGGATCGATCAATTAATGGATGAAGGTGTTGCACAGTTATTTACTTTAGAACTTAACGGACGTAAAGTAATTGGTACCGTAGGAGCGCTTCAATACGAAGTTATACAGTATCGACTGGAGCATGAATACGGAGCAAAATGTACCTACGAAAACCTTAATGTTTATAAAGCTTGCTGGGTAGATCCTAAAAACTCTAAAACAGACGAATACAAAGAATTCATTAGAGTAAAACAACGCTTTTTAGCTAAAGACAAACAAAATCAATTGGTATTTTTAGCAGATTCGGCCTTTTCATTACAAATGACGCAACAAACATATCCTAGCATTAAATTCCACTATGTTTCGGAATTTGAGTGATTTTTAATAATAAAAAAAGCCTTCAATTAAATTGAAGGCTTTTTTTTTATGCTTGTCCTGTCGGTCCAAAGTTAAGGGGTATTGGAGGTTGCTCTGTTAAAACATGTCGAGCAACTTATATCACCTCTTATTAATTCATGTTTTATTGTTAAGCTTGACCTGTCGGACCAAAGTTAAGGGGATTGGAGGTTGCTCTTTTAAAACATGTCGAGCAACTCATCCCCTCTACTATTATGCATCTTTATTTATCGTTAAGCTTGTCCTGTCGGCCCAAAGTTAAGGGGTATTGGAGGTTGCCCTGTTAAAACATGTCGAGCAACTTATATCACCCTATTATTAATTCATCTTTTGTTGTTAAGCTTGTCCTGTTGGACCAAAGTTAAGAGGTATTGGAGGTTGCTCGTAATCCTTAATTTCACCATGGGCATTTTCAAACCTAGAAACATTTTCTGCTAATGCTTTAAGTAAGCGTTTTGCATGTTGTGGTGTTAATATAATTCGAGACTTCACTTTACTTTTAGGTACACCAGGCATTATATTCACAAAATCTATTACAAACTCGGATACAGAATGATTAATTATTGCTAGGTTAGAATAAGTACCCTCAGCTACTTTTTCTTCCAGTTCAATATTAATTTGACCTTGTTTTAAATTTTCTTTTTCATCAGCCATAACTAACTGTTTTATAAAAAAACATTCCCGCTTTCGCAGGAATGTTTCGTATTAATTATAATTTAATTCTTGCTTTTTTACTTGCATCATTTCGTCGAATTCTTCTTTAGAACCAACAATAATGTTATCGTATTTACGCATACCTGTACCTGCAGGAATTCTATGTCCTACAATTACATTTTCTTTTAATCCTTCTAAATCGTCAACTTTACCAGCTACAGCTGCTTCGTTAAGTACTTTAGTCGTTTCTTGGAAAGATGCTGCCGATATAAACGATTTCGTTTGAAGTGACGCTCTAGTAATACCTTGTAAGATTGGAGTCGCCGTTGCAGGTCTAGCATCTCTAGCTACTACAAGCGCCTTATCCTCTCTTCTTAGAATTGAATTTTCATCTCTAAGTTCACGTGGTGTAATTATTTGTCCAGCTTTAAGTCTAGACGAATCACCTGCGTCTTCAATTACTTTCATTCCGAAGATTTCATCATTTTCTAAAATAAAATCTGCTTTATGTACTAATTGATCTTCAAGGAATAATGTATCACCAGAATCAATAATTCTAACTTTACGCATCATTTGTCTTACAACAACCTCAAAGTGCTTATCGTTAATTTTCACACCTTGTAATCGGTAAACCTCTTGAACTTCGTTTACTAAATATTGTTGAACTGCAGAAGGACCTTTGATATTTAAAATATCGTTTGGAGTAATAGATCCATCAGATAAAGGCATACCCGCTTTAACGTAATCATTCTCTTGAACAAGAATTTGATTAGATAATTTAACTAAGTACTTCTTAACTTCACCTAATTTAGACTCTACTATAATCTCGCGGTTACCACGTTTAATTTTACCAAATGATACCACACCATCTATTTCACTTACAACTGCTGGGTTCGATGGGTTACGTGCTTCAAATAACTCTGTTACACGAGGTAAACCACCTGTAATATCTCCTGCTTTTGCAGATTTACGAGGTATTTTAACTAAAATCTTACCTACATTAATTTTCTCACCATCATTAATCATTAAGTGAGAACCTACTGGTAAGTTGTAAGATCTAATGACTTCACCTTTAGTATCTTCAATATGAAGCGTTGGTATAAGCTTTTTGTTTCTAGATTCAGAAATTACTTTTTCTTGGA contains the following coding sequences:
- a CDS encoding TlpA family protein disulfide reductase; its protein translation is MLYKHAKYGITYTSCLEPYYQEFIAGSTNAEHVKEITDSYNVLKTVAPGQPSPKFVNYENNAGGTTSLDDLKGKYVYIDVWATWCGPCKAEIPFLKEVEEKYHDKNIAFVSISVDQAKDHDKWKKLIVEKELGGIQLMADNDFKSQFIKDYFIKGIPKFILLDPSGNIIDSNAPRPSNKDLIEVFNTLNL
- a CDS encoding IS256 family transposase; this translates as MKKEDFLNDDFLKQFKTGDELTSFLKSIQKRGIEKMLEGELDAHLDYEKHQQSDNSNTRNGYGSKKIKTALGETNIKVPRDRDASFNPMLVPKRTNMVDGIENVIISLYAKGMSNSDIEEQIREVYDFDVSTSTISRITDKVTNDIVAWQNRPLEPVYLITWMDGIVFKVRENSKVINKTMYIAVGLRRDGKKEVLGLWLGKNESAAFWMSVLTDMKARGVQDLLITATDNLNGFTDTIKNVFPESKTQICVVHQIRNACRYVVWKDKKEFTKDMKSIYDAPTKSAAKAALEDFAQKWEHKYSYAIKSWRDNWEELTAFYEFPLEIRKIIYTTNLIENLNGKIRKYTKNKLSFPTDEAVMKSTFLALREATKKWSMPIRNWGIILNQFLTIFEKRVQL
- a CDS encoding DUF3467 domain-containing protein, which translates into the protein MADEKENLKQGQINIELEEKVAEGTYSNLAIINHSVSEFVIDFVNIMPGVPKSKVKSRIILTPQHAKRLLKALAENVSRFENAHGEIKDYEQPPIPLNFGPTGQA
- a CDS encoding peptide chain release factor 3, which gives rise to MSFLSEIKRRRTFGIISHPDAGKTTLTEKLLLFGGAIQEAGAVKSNKIKKGATSDFMEIERQRGISVATSVLAFEYSDKKINILDTPGHKDFAEDTFRTLTAVDSVIVVIDVAKGVEEQTEKLVEVCRMRNIPMIVFINKMDREGKDAFDLLDEVEQKLNLKVVPLSFPIGMGYDFKGIYNIWEKNINLFSGDNRKNIEETIEISDLQAPELNKIIGDRAANQLRENIELVDGIYPEFDKEAYLAGNLQPVFFGSALNNFGVRELLDCFVDIAPTPRAKQSEERLVQPEEDKFTGFVFKIHANMDPNHRDRLAFIKIVSGKFERNKPYLHVRNGKKLKFSSPNAFFAEKKEIVDVSYPGDIVGIHDTGNFKIGDTLTEGETINYKGIPSFSPEHFRYINNADPLKSKQLFKGIDQLMDEGVAQLFTLELNGRKVIGTVGALQYEVIQYRLEHEYGAKCTYENLNVYKACWVDPKNSKTDEYKEFIRVKQRFLAKDKQNQLVFLADSAFSLQMTQQTYPSIKFHYVSEFE